GCGAGGCATATTTGACATCTAAGCTGCTAAGGCGCTGTTGTGTCTGCGATTCATCCTGCGCATCCACCTGGTATACAAAATCGCTGGCCGTAGTGGCATAGGCCAGTTCCAGACCTGCAATAGGAGAGGCTGAGACTCTGACGCCCCAGAAATCTTTTTGATTGTCGACGTCTAATAAAGGACGTTGCTTTGCCGCGATGGCGGTAATTTGCCAGGGGCCGACAAAAGACAAAAAGCGGGGGCCGCTATAATTAGTATTGGCTCGACTGACGCGCAGCGCTCTCATTGGGGCAGCGTTATTGGAGAGCATGAGGGCATTTTCATTGCCCGGACCCCACCAGTAATCCAGTCGCTCCGCGCTGAAAGCCCAGTCTCCCAACAATACCGCAAGGTGACTGCCGTGATGATTGACATGTTTGCCGTCTTGCGCGTTGTCCGCATAGTTGACCTGTACGCGCGCACTGACATTGCTACCGGTGAGCTGTCCATAACTGCTGACGCCACTGCGGGAGCGAGTCTGCTGGCCAAAACCTGCTGGCATAGTTTGCTCATCACTATAGTGCGCCTTGATGCCAGAGTGGCTATCCCGCTTAGCCTGCTCAAGGGCATGCTTTAAATGTAGCAGGGCAAACTGCACATCGTCGGGCAGCGCGCTGGAATCTGCGTTGACCAGGTCATCTACCAGACCATTCCACATCAGAGGATATTGATTGACCGGACGCTGGATAACGCCGGCACTGACCAGCAGGTCAACGGAGTGTTTAAGGTTGCTTTGTTCAGCCTCAATCCAGGGCGAGGCAAGCACGTGTGCTGAGGCCAGCGCAAGGCTGCTGAGCATTAAAAATTGACTTTTCATCCGTGTAACTTTTCCTCAAGGGCTTTGGCGACCAATGGGCTGACAAATTCACTGACATCGCCGTTATGCAAGGCAACTTCTTTGACCAGAGTCGAAGAAATGAAAGAGTTTTTCTCGGATGGTGTCAGAAACACACTTTCCAACTCAGGAAACAGGCGTCGATTCATGTTGGCCAGCTGGAATTCATAATCAAAATCAGAAACCGCACGGATCCCGCGGATCAGTACATTGGCTTGCTGTTGTTTGGCCAAATCGACCAACAGCCCGCTGAAACCAATCACTTTGACATTGCTATGTGCCGCCAGCACCTCTTTGGCCAAAGCAACACGTTCATCCAAAGTAAAACAGGGTTTTTTGTTGGGGTTGTGTGCGATGGCTAAAATGACGGTATCGAACATTTTGGCCGCGCGTTTGATTAAGTCGGCATGCCCGTTGGTGAGCGGGTCAAAGGTGCCCGGATATAAAGCGGTTACTTGCATGTTGAGATCATAACAATTCAAATTTGCCTTATATTATCAAGCTTGCGACACAATATCACTGGTCTGATTTCAAAATGAAAATTTAATG
The Pseudoalteromonas viridis DNA segment above includes these coding regions:
- a CDS encoding capsule assembly Wzi family protein translates to MKSQFLMLSSLALASAHVLASPWIEAEQSNLKHSVDLLVSAGVIQRPVNQYPLMWNGLVDDLVNADSSALPDDVQFALLHLKHALEQAKRDSHSGIKAHYSDEQTMPAGFGQQTRSRSGVSSYGQLTGSNVSARVQVNYADNAQDGKHVNHHGSHLAVLLGDWAFSAERLDYWWGPGNENALMLSNNAAPMRALRVSRANTNYSGPRFLSFVGPWQITAIAAKQRPLLDVDNQKDFWGVRVSASPIAGLELAYATTASDFVYQVDAQDESQTQQRLSSLDVKYASRIAGLPVAFYGELSGENDQGALPEHRNFTLGAEAFWGTVEYRIKSYLEYSDTETDCQAQQVSFQCHFATAGKGADYLERGRWLGAHMGPQAKSLSLGANYFGMGGYGGYAKLKRLEFSTLDIDRDLLQVGYQQGLFDGLLKVDLAYWRDKGAVDSSNDVSAAVSWEYRF
- the coaD gene encoding pantetheine-phosphate adenylyltransferase, whose product is MQVTALYPGTFDPLTNGHADLIKRAAKMFDTVILAIAHNPNKKPCFTLDERVALAKEVLAAHSNVKVIGFSGLLVDLAKQQQANVLIRGIRAVSDFDYEFQLANMNRRLFPELESVFLTPSEKNSFISSTLVKEVALHNGDVSEFVSPLVAKALEEKLHG